One Micromonas commoda chromosome 7, complete sequence genomic window carries:
- a CDS encoding predicted protein produces MDERASRRVTTLASHLAGHRDVRLNPTAGSGSFGRSWGRKRGADAVLGSVQLAPDVAEAVRRRGPVVALESTIISHGMPYPDNLSMAREVEAIVRANGATPATIAIVDGVPRVGLTDDQLARLAKLGPSALKVSRRDVASCIARGATGATTVSATMLLAHRAGVEIFVTGGVGGVHRDGQNTMDVSADLTELGKTPVCVVCAGAKSVLDIPRTLEYLETQGACVLGYGVDEFPAFFTRKSGCAAPGRVDTAREAAAVVKAGRRLGLGGTVLAVPIPAEHEADGATSERAIERALAEAKEAGISGNASTPFLLKRIRELTGGKSLESNVALVKNNARVGARVAVELAGLDARNEDR; encoded by the coding sequence ATggacgaacgcgcgagcAGGCGCGTGACGACGCTCGCCTCGCACCTCGCGGgccaccgcgacgtgcgcctcAATCCGACCGCGGGATCCGGCTCGTTCGGTCGGTCCTGGGGACGAAAgcgcggtgccgacgcggtcCTCGGATCGGTCCagctcgcgccggacgtggcggaggcggtgcgACGTCGTGGACCGGTGGTGGCGCTCGAGTCCACGATCATCTCGCACGGCATGCCCTATCCCGATAACCTCTCCatggcgcgcgaggtggaggccatcgtccgcgcgaacggcgccacgcccgcgaccatcgccatcgtcgacggcgtgcccCGCGTCGGACTCACCGACGACCagctcgcgcgtctcgcgaagctcggaccgtccgcgctcaaggtgtcccgccgcgacgtcgcgtcgtgcatcgcgaggggcgccacGGGCGCCACCACCGTCAGCGCCACCATGCTCCTCGCGCACAGGGCGGGCGTCGAGATcttcgtcaccggcggcgtcggcggcgtccatcgcgacggcCAAAACACCATGGACGTCTCCGCCGACCTCACCGAACTCGGCAAAACCCCCGTCTGCGTGGTGTGCGCCGGGGCCAAGTCCGTGCTCGACATCCCGCGGACGCTGGAGTACCTCGAGACGCAGGGCGCGTGCGTTTTGGGctacggcgtggacgagttTCCGGCGTTTTTCACGAGAAAGTCGggatgcgccgcgccgggtcggGTGGACActgcgcgcgaggcggccgcggtggtCAAAGCCGGGCGTCGACTGGGATTGGGCGGTACGGTGCTCGCGGTGCCCATCCCGGCGGAGCACGAGGCGGACGGCGCAACGTCCGAGCGGGCGATCGAgcgggcgctggcggaggcgaaaGAGGCGGGAATCTCGGggaacgcgtccacgccgtttTTGCTCAAGCGGATCCGCGAGCTGACCGGAGGTAAGAGCCTGGAGAGTAACGTGGCGCTGGTCAAGAACAACGCGCGGGTGGGGGCGAGGGTGGCGGTGGAGCTGGCGGGTCTCGACGCCAGGAACGAGGACAGGTAA
- a CDS encoding predicted protein, which produces MSSSETPELILHRWPGRWNLPSLSPECIAVETYLRLAGLRFAVEDCRTHYASPSGALPALDQNLDVVGGAVPGDTNRDPTGALARHRIVEHLRRKVRDVDAHLGPDDRAQLAAYVALVEHKLATTTAWYQWIDKDRFAKHTRLAYGAAFPAPLSHVLPWMWRRTQLAGASAVESNDDRVRDGLRDAYASLAAKLASTGGPYLLGAKPTSVDALLFAHLAYHARAPCMDVARGIMKDFPALIKYVEAVERSTFPTPDGGNPGRGGSAPGALDSSSWREPPSANVRGRRNWWGRRESGFGGDGEEKPLSAKERRFRRRSRWSVLVAVGAIATYLFAGDVVTIAMEGIEQGDEPSPGDDDDDDDDDDDGVEPNHDEDDDEGSEEVLEE; this is translated from the coding sequence ATGAGCTCCTCGGAGACGCCCGAGCTCATCCTACACAGGTGGCCCGGACGATGGAACCTCCCTTCCCTCTCCCCCGAGTGCATCGCGGTGGAGACCTACCTGCGTCTGGCGGGCCTCCgcttcgccgtcgaggaTTGCCGCACGCACTACGCCTCcccgtccggcgcgctccccgcgctcgaccagaacctcgacgtcgtcggcggcgccgtcccgggCGACACCAACAGGGATCCcaccggcgccctcgcgaggcACCGCATCGTCGAGCACCTCAGGCGCAAGGtacgcgacgtcgacgcccacCTCGGTCCCGACGATCGTGCCCAACTCGCGGCgtacgtcgccctcgtcgagcacAAGCTCGCGACCACCACCGCGTGGTACCAGTGGATCGATAAGGACCGGTTCGCGAAACACACCAGGCTAGCGTACGGCGCAGCCTTTCCCGCTCCGCTGTCGCACGTCCTACCCTGGATGTGGCGCaggacacagctggcgggtgCCTCGGCGGTCGAATCGAACGACGATCGGGTGAGGGACGGCTTGAGAgacgcgtacgcgtcgctcgccgccaagctggcgtcgacgggcggtCCGTACCTGCTGGGCGCCAAGCCGacgagcgtcgacgccctattgttcgcgcacctcgcgtaccacgcgagggcgccgtgcATGGACGTGGCGCGGGGGATCATGAAGGATTTCCCGGCGCTAATCAAGTACGTCGAAGCCGTGGAGCGATCCACGTTTCCGACGCCGGATGGAGGTAACCCCGGCCGAGGCGGGTCAGCGCCGGGGGCGTtggactcgtcgtcgtggagggaaccgccgagcgccaACGTACGGGGACGTCGCAACTGGTGGGGGCGTCGCGAGAGCggtttcggcggcgacggggaggagaaGCCGCTGAGCGCGAAGGAGCGAAGGTTcaggcggcggagtcgatggtccgtgctcgtcgccgtcggcgcgatcgcgacgtaCCTGTTCGCCGGGGATGTGGTGACGATCGCGATGGAGGGGATCGAACAGGGAGATGAACCGTCAccgggggacgacgacgacgacgacgacgacgacgacgacggggtggAGCCGAAccacgacgaagacgacgacgagggatcGGAGGAGGTTCTCGAGGAGTGA